gtaaaaaaaagaagtacttgGCAAAACACTGCTTACATAAAGTTGAAACCTCGCATTCTCCGCCCATATTCATGCTCACATGTTCCTCCCTTGTCTATTAAAAACCCAGGAACAACCTCAATAATTCTCTACAGATtccaaataatacaaaaaaaaaattgtttagaaaatatttagaaaaacaattaaaccaAGAATAGTTCTAATCTGGATAGTGCTTGATTAGTCTAGTCCAAATGGATCAAACTATAATGCTTGCCCCAGTGTAACCCAATCTGGACTGAAAACTCTTTTGCTTGGGTTGGAGGAGAGCGGAAAGGCAGAGATACTTCGGTGCAAGTTTTTCAAGTCTTTTGAAATGATTACTGGTTTTTCGCCGACGCTCTAACAGATAGCTTTTTTCTTGTCAGTGACAGCATTACTCATGTACCTTCCCAGCTTCTGATCAATATTATCTGTTGACTCTTCTTCTTATCTTGTTAAAGTTGCTGGCATGTTATCAAACAGGCAGTCAATCAAATCTCATGCAGCTACTCTCCTTCGTTTGAATTCAGGGATGCGACTAGGGTTTTAAATTTAGAGGGGGGATTTTAAGAATGTGTCGACAGAATCGTCCAGTATGCCAGCCAATGCGGATACAAGGTAATTGGGTAAATTTTCCAAGATGTCGGCACATGGCGCCGACACCTTGGAACCTCTCCCCCTTAGCTGTGCCCCAGACTAGATACCATAGTTTTAATCGATTGAAATTTATATCTTTCACCTACACAAGTGGACATTCATTATTCAGAAATTCATGGTTTATTGTATTCTCTATAGTTGTTTTGTAAAAGTTGTACGTTTTAGAACTCATCATACATTTTGAATATTTCTGCATCAGGAGTAAGTAAGTTGCCTATAAaggcaagaaaaaaattgacatgcattctatatttatttccTGATATTTATATCAGATAATGACACTGACCCGCCCATATCGGTCTGATAATACTGGCCGACCGATATGTCGGTCGGGTCCTAATTTTTATAATGCCAATTTCtgtggttttttttattttattaatttcagtaaagaaatttaattgatttgCTTTTACTACAGGGACGATGCATTCTTCTGTGTGCAGGTCTGACGATTTGAGTCAGGCAATACTGTTAGGCCCGAAACCGATTGTTATGGTGAAAAAACTGACAGAAAAGGCTATTGAAGAATTGACCATGGGAATCTGGCGGTGCGGCTCCTGTGGAAAAGCAGAGAAATCCTTTTTGATGCTCGATCTTCACGTTGATACTGGCTGTGAAGAGCTTACACCAATAGAGTGTGTTCTCTGCCCTACAGTAGAACGTGATTAcagcaattttgtttttcatttcatGGAACACCAAATGGGAGGGACAAGGAGATGTGCCATTTGTTTAAAAGAATCTATTGGTGATATGAGACAACATCTAGTTTTAGAAGGACATTTTTTGCCAAGGATGTTTGAACTTGACCTGCAGGAAAATGAATCACTAGTCGTTTCACAGAATCAGTCTACAAGTGGCTACACAAATTCATCTAAATCGGAATCTGATGAAAAAGAtttagacattaaaaaaaaatacttagatTGTCGGTTGAACAATAAAAAGCACAGAAAATTAAAGAAGCGTAAAAATGTACACACTGAAAATAAAGTACATAAATGTAGTTCatgtaagaaatgtttttctAAGCTAAGTGATTCGAATATGCATCAAATCCTGCATACAGGTGAGAGGCAATTTAAGTGTGATATATGTAAGAAATGCTTTTCTTCGTCAAGCAATTTGAAACAGCATCGAAGAGTGCATACTGGTGAGAGGCCATTTGACTGTGATATATGTAAGAAATGCTTTTCTACTTCAAGCCGTCTGAACAGGCATCAAATTGTGCACACAGGTGAGAAGCCTTTTAAATGTGAGATATgtaaaaaatgcttttcttCGTCAAGCAATTTGAAAGACCATCTAAGACAGCATACAGGTAAGAAGCCATTTGAGTGTGATCTATGTAAGAAATGCTTTTCCAAATCAAGCAATTTGAAACAGCATCGAAGAGTGCATACTGGTGAGAGGCCTTTTAAATGTGAGATATgtaaaaaatgcttttctttGTCA
The sequence above is a segment of the Artemia franciscana unplaced genomic scaffold, ASM3288406v1 Scaffold_1198, whole genome shotgun sequence genome. Coding sequences within it:
- the LOC136042379 gene encoding zinc finger protein 664-like, translating into MHSSVCRSDDLSQAILLGPKPIVMVKKLTEKAIEELTMGIWRCGSCGKAEKSFLMLDLHVDTGCEELTPIECVLCPTVERDYSNFVFHFMEHQMGGTRRCAICLKESIGDMRQHLVLEGHFLPRMFELDLQENESLVVSQNQSTSGYTNSSKSESDEKDLDIKKKYLDCRLNNKKHRKLKKRKNVHTENKVHKCSSCKKCFSKLSDSNMHQILHTGERQFKCDICKKCFSSSSNLKQHRRVHTGERPFDCDICKKCFSTSSRLNRHQIVHTGEKPFKCEICKKCFSSSSNLKDHLRQHTGKKPFECDLCKKCFSKSSNLKQHRRVHTGERPFKCEICKKCFSLSRYLKDHQLRHTGERPFECDICKKCFYTSSHLNRHQVVHTGEKPFKCEICRKCFSWSGSLKQHQIMHTGEKPFKCEICKKCFSSSGNLKEHLRRHTGEKPFECDLCKKCFSSSSDLNRHQIVHAGVQIA